One part of the Macrobrachium nipponense isolate FS-2020 chromosome 38, ASM1510439v2, whole genome shotgun sequence genome encodes these proteins:
- the LOC135209841 gene encoding protein Spindly-like encodes MMLYLAEGPSSEPQDLYFIAEEPVVPEIVVEEMNFWTPGRAAAITCTGVALLAGLAVAAYRKYRSQRKYIHDLEEKLEMQQTEVARLRDRLETQQNENLKTEMTQYVQSLELQRGRLDADIMMLEENLDKSKLRETKMERVLDEAKEQIESLQNQIAEKDLLIERTALDKKEMERRLEDEEKARGRDIQILEKQLNLFQERMESAQKEETELFSRLQEAEATNRVLASANECFKRANDQLREGLEEKENEVYHLEILKEASAQVIADLQQRNGDLEEEIKKNKDEKEKTRLLNDEVQQMRNWVAELGGKNAMMEEELARKELKINSLKNSLENAEGENGILKEEVQNMREWVAELGGQNAKKDEELACKELEINSLNNSLENAARKRE; translated from the coding sequence ATGATGCTCTATTTGGCTGAAGGACCTTCGAGTGAACCACAGGATTTATACTTTATAGCTGaggaacctgttgttcctgaaatTGTTGTTGAAGAGATGAACTTTTGGACGCCAGGCAGGGCCGCCGCCATCACTTGTACAGGTGTGGCTTTGTTGGCTGGCCTGGCGGTGGCTGCTTACCGCAAATACCGAAGTCAACGAAAGTATATTCACGATCTAGAAGAAAAACTGGAAATGCaacaaactgaagtggccagacTGAGAGATCGTCTGGAAACTCAACAGAATGAAAACTTGAAGACGGAGATGACCCAATACGTTCAATCTTTGGAACTCCAACGAGGACGTCTGGACGCTGACATAATGATGCTGGAAGAGAACCTGGACAAGAGTAAGCTCCGGGAAACTAAAATGGAACGTGTCTTGGACGAAGCTAAGGAACAGATCGAGTCTCTGCAGAATCAAATCGCAGAGAAAGATCTTTTGATTGAACGGACCGCACTGGATAAGAAAGAAATGGAACGTCGTCTGGAAGACGAGGAGAAAGCGAGAGGCAGAGACATCCAGATTTTGGAAAAACAGTTGAATCTTTTCCAAGAGAGGATGGAAAGCGCCCAAAAGGAGGAAACTGAGCTATTCTCCAGATTACAGGAAGCTGAAGCCACCAATCGAGTGTTGGCTTCAGCGAATGAATGCTTCAAGAGGGCAAATGACCAACTGAGAGAAGgtctggaagagaaagagaatgaggTCTACCATTTGGAAATTTTAAAAGAAGCTTCTGCACAAGTTATAGCCGATCTACAACAAAGGAATGGCGATCTCGAAgaggaaattaaaaagaataaggaCGAAAAGGAGAAGACCAGACTTTTGAACGACGAAGTTCAGCAGATGAGAAACTGGGTTGCTGAACTAGGAGGTAAAAACGCCATGATGGAGGAGGAATTGGCAAGGaaagaactaaaaataaattcactAAAGAATTCGCTAGAAAATGCAGAAGGAGAGAATGGTATTTTGAAAGAAGAAGTTCAGAATATGAGAGAATGGGTAGCTGAACTGGGTGGTCAAAATGCTAAGAAGGATGAGGAATTGGCCTGTAAAGAACTGGAAATAAATTCACTGAATAATTCCTTAGAAAATGCAGCAAGGAAAAGAGAATAG